A window of Cellulomonas fimi contains these coding sequences:
- the obgE gene encoding GTPase ObgE gives MATFVDRVVLHATGGDGGHGCASIHREKFKPLAGPDGGNGGNGGSVILEVDPQVTTLLEFHHLPHRHAPSGTQGMGDHRSGSTGQDLVLGVPDGTVVKGTDGEVLADLVGLGARFVVAAGGRGGLGNAALASQRRKAPGFALLGEPGETLDVVLELKTIADVALVGYPSAGKSSLVAAISAARPKIADYPFTTLVPNLGVVQAGSSRYTVADVPGLIPGASQGRGLGLEFLRHIERCAVIVHVLDCATLEPDRDPISDLDVIEAELAAYAGDLGIEGGRVPLAERPRIVVLNKVDVPEARDLADMVKPELEARGLPVFEISTASHEGLRPLTFALAERVEQARREAPQPEATRVVLRPKAVDDSGFTVTRREGGGAVWFAVRGEKPERWVRQTDFSNDEAVGYLADRLARLGVEDALYSAGAVAGDEVRIGPDTNAVVFDWEPTLMTGAELLGGPRGSDVRLEDRSRPTRGEKRQEYRERMDAKTAARDELWSEREHGVWTDPDAD, from the coding sequence GTGGCGACGTTCGTCGACCGGGTCGTGCTGCACGCGACCGGCGGTGACGGTGGGCACGGGTGTGCGTCCATCCACCGTGAGAAGTTCAAGCCGCTCGCCGGCCCCGACGGGGGCAACGGCGGCAACGGCGGCTCGGTGATCCTGGAGGTCGACCCCCAGGTCACGACGCTGCTCGAGTTCCACCACCTGCCGCACCGGCACGCCCCCTCGGGGACGCAGGGCATGGGCGACCACCGGTCCGGCTCGACCGGGCAGGACCTCGTGCTCGGCGTGCCCGACGGCACGGTCGTCAAGGGCACGGACGGCGAGGTGCTCGCGGACCTCGTCGGTCTCGGCGCCCGCTTCGTCGTCGCGGCCGGCGGGCGCGGCGGGCTCGGCAACGCCGCCCTCGCCTCGCAGCGGCGCAAGGCCCCGGGCTTCGCGCTGCTCGGCGAGCCCGGTGAGACCCTCGACGTCGTCCTCGAGCTCAAGACGATCGCCGACGTGGCGCTCGTCGGGTACCCGTCGGCGGGCAAGTCGAGCCTCGTCGCGGCGATCTCTGCCGCGCGGCCCAAGATCGCCGACTACCCGTTCACCACGCTCGTGCCGAACCTCGGCGTCGTGCAGGCCGGGTCCTCCCGCTACACCGTCGCCGACGTGCCCGGGCTCATCCCCGGCGCGTCGCAGGGCCGCGGGCTCGGCCTGGAGTTCCTCCGGCACATCGAGCGCTGCGCCGTGATCGTGCACGTCCTCGACTGCGCGACGCTCGAGCCGGACCGCGACCCCATCTCCGACCTCGACGTCATCGAGGCCGAGCTCGCCGCGTACGCCGGTGACCTCGGGATCGAGGGCGGGCGCGTCCCGCTCGCGGAGCGCCCGCGCATCGTCGTGCTCAACAAGGTCGACGTGCCCGAGGCGCGCGACCTCGCTGACATGGTCAAGCCCGAGCTCGAGGCGCGCGGGCTGCCCGTGTTCGAGATCTCGACCGCGAGCCACGAGGGCCTGCGGCCGCTCACGTTCGCGCTCGCCGAGCGCGTCGAGCAGGCCCGTCGCGAGGCCCCGCAGCCGGAGGCCACGCGCGTCGTGCTCCGGCCCAAGGCCGTCGACGACTCGGGTTTCACGGTGACGCGGCGCGAGGGCGGCGGCGCCGTCTGGTTCGCGGTGCGCGGCGAGAAGCCCGAGCGGTGGGTCCGGCAGACGGACTTCTCCAACGACGAGGCCGTCGGCTACCTCGCCGACCGGCTCGCCCGGCTCGGCGTCGAGGACGCGCTGTACTCGGCCGGCGCGGTCGCCGGGGACGAGGTGCGCATCGGTCCGGACACCAACGCGGTCGTCTTCGACTGGGAGCCGACGCTCATGACCGGCGCCGAGCTGCTCGGCGGCCCGCGCGGCTCGGACGTGCGCCTCGAGGACCGGTCGCGCCCGACCCGTGGCGAGAAGCGGCAGGAGTACCGCGAGCGCATGGACGCCAAGACCGCGGCCCGTGACGAGCTGTGGTCCGAGCGCGAGCACGGCGTCTGGACGGACCCGGACGCGGACTGA
- a CDS encoding NAD(P)H-dependent oxidoreductase, whose translation MRTTIVVNHPYEGSFCHALAHAAERGARRAGHETDLVDLDALGFDPVMRRADLAAWREHRTLDPQVRDLQDRIDATDHLVLVHPVWWETAPAVMKGFYDKVLVPGWAYDDGVLGLPRGRFARLRRVTVATTMATPGPAYRWVFGNTAHKASVRGVWQKMGVPARWLSHPRVAEVSPARRDGWLARIEARAADVRLPHVRGVAVAS comes from the coding sequence GTGCGCACCACGATCGTCGTCAACCACCCCTACGAGGGCAGCTTCTGCCACGCGCTCGCCCACGCCGCCGAGCGCGGCGCCCGGCGCGCGGGTCACGAGACCGATCTCGTCGACCTCGACGCGCTCGGGTTCGACCCCGTGATGCGCCGTGCCGACCTCGCCGCCTGGCGCGAGCATCGCACGCTCGACCCGCAGGTCCGCGACCTCCAGGACCGCATCGACGCCACCGACCACCTCGTCCTCGTGCACCCGGTCTGGTGGGAGACCGCGCCCGCCGTGATGAAGGGGTTCTACGACAAGGTGCTCGTGCCGGGCTGGGCCTACGACGACGGCGTCCTCGGGCTGCCCCGCGGCCGGTTCGCGCGCCTGCGCCGCGTCACCGTGGCGACGACCATGGCCACGCCCGGACCGGCGTACCGGTGGGTGTTCGGCAACACCGCGCACAAGGCGTCGGTCCGCGGGGTCTGGCAGAAGATGGGCGTCCCCGCGCGCTGGCTCAGCCATCCCCGGGTCGCCGAGGTCTCCCCCGCCCGACGGGACGGGTGGCTCGCGCGCATCGAGGCACGGGCCGCCGACGTCCGCCTGCCGCACGTCCGCGGGGTCGCCGTCGCGTCCTGA
- a CDS encoding dipeptide ABC transporter ATP-binding protein encodes MTATTPAPRTADAPAAERLLTVRDLAVSYRTRRGDVHAVRGVSLHVDAGETVAVVGESGSGKSTTAAAVVRLLAPAARITSGTIDLLGHDLATASPHVLRTVRGALVGLVPQDPTVSLNPVARVGDQVAEALVVHGLADRRGAAREAVEALRRTGLPEPELRARQYPHELSGGMRQRVLIAIALVAKPRLLVADEPTSALDVTVQRRILDHLDDLTAATGTGVLLITHDLGVAADRADRIVVMSRGRVVEAGTPDEVLGSPREAYTRALLAAAPSLRGARRAATGPPATVRPAAVPPAPASAERVTAPAGAPPPPALDVRGLVRDFPLPRAGRAGSGVLRAVDDVSFAVPRGRTLALVGESGSGKSTTARLALRLTEPTAGTVHVDGTDVTRVRGAQLRALRRRLQVVQQNPYASLDPRWTVERIVTEPLRAFRVGDRRERADRAAELLDLVALPASALHRHPAELSGGQRQRVAIARALSVRPDIVVLDEPVSALDVSVQAQILDLLADLQRDLAVSYLFISHDLAVVRQVAHEVVVLRHGRVVEQGDVESVFARPSHPYTTELLEAIPGTSVRAVHRGGER; translated from the coding sequence ATGACCGCCACGACCCCTGCCCCGCGCACCGCGGACGCACCCGCCGCCGAGCGCCTGCTCACGGTCCGCGACCTCGCCGTCTCCTACCGCACCCGCCGCGGCGACGTGCACGCCGTGCGCGGCGTCTCGCTGCACGTCGACGCGGGCGAGACCGTCGCCGTCGTCGGCGAGTCCGGCTCGGGCAAGTCGACGACCGCCGCGGCCGTCGTCCGGCTGCTCGCGCCTGCCGCGCGCATCACGTCCGGCACGATCGACCTGCTCGGCCACGACCTCGCGACCGCGTCGCCACACGTGCTGCGCACCGTCCGCGGCGCGCTCGTCGGCCTCGTCCCCCAGGACCCCACGGTGTCGCTCAACCCCGTCGCGCGGGTCGGCGACCAGGTCGCCGAGGCGCTCGTCGTGCACGGCCTCGCTGACCGGCGGGGCGCCGCCCGTGAGGCCGTCGAGGCGCTGCGCCGCACGGGCCTCCCCGAGCCCGAGCTGCGCGCACGGCAGTACCCGCACGAGCTCTCGGGCGGCATGCGCCAGCGCGTGCTCATCGCGATCGCGCTCGTCGCGAAGCCGCGCCTGCTCGTCGCCGACGAGCCCACGAGCGCGCTCGACGTCACCGTGCAGCGCCGGATCCTCGACCACCTCGACGACCTCACGGCGGCGACCGGCACGGGCGTCCTGCTCATCACGCACGACCTCGGCGTCGCCGCCGACCGGGCGGACCGGATCGTCGTCATGTCCCGCGGCCGGGTCGTCGAGGCGGGGACGCCCGACGAGGTCCTCGGCTCGCCGCGCGAGGCGTACACGCGCGCGCTGCTCGCGGCCGCGCCGTCGCTGCGGGGTGCGCGTCGGGCCGCGACGGGCCCGCCCGCGACCGTCCGTCCTGCGGCCGTCCCGCCGGCGCCAGCCTCCGCGGAGCGCGTCACCGCGCCGGCCGGGGCGCCCCCACCACCCGCGCTCGACGTCCGCGGGCTCGTCAGGGACTTCCCGCTGCCGCGGGCCGGTCGCGCAGGCTCCGGTGTCCTGCGGGCCGTCGACGACGTGTCGTTCGCGGTCCCGCGCGGCCGCACGCTCGCGCTCGTCGGCGAGTCCGGGTCCGGCAAGTCGACGACCGCCCGCCTCGCGCTGCGCCTCACCGAGCCGACGGCCGGCACCGTGCACGTCGACGGCACCGACGTGACGCGCGTCCGCGGCGCCCAGCTCCGGGCACTGCGGCGTCGGCTCCAGGTCGTGCAGCAGAACCCGTACGCGTCCCTCGACCCGCGCTGGACCGTCGAGCGGATCGTCACCGAGCCGCTGCGCGCCTTCCGGGTCGGAGACCGCCGCGAGCGCGCGGACCGTGCGGCCGAGCTGCTCGACCTCGTCGCCCTCCCCGCGTCGGCGCTGCACCGCCACCCGGCCGAGCTGTCCGGCGGGCAGCGGCAGCGCGTCGCGATCGCCCGGGCGCTGTCCGTGCGCCCCGACATCGTCGTGCTCGACGAGCCGGTCTCCGCGCTCGACGTGTCCGTCCAGGCGCAGATCCTCGACCTCCTCGCCGACCTGCAGCGGGACCTGGCCGTCTCCTACCTGTTCATCTCGCACGACCTCGCCGTCGTCCGGCAGGTCGCGCACGAGGTCGTCGTGCTGCGGCACGGGCGGGTGGTCGAGCAGGGCGACGTCGAGTCGGTGTTCGCGCGCCCCTCGCACCCGTACACGACCGAGCTGCTCGAGGCGATCCCCGGCACGTCCGTGCGCGCCGTGCACCGAGGAGGTGAGCGATGA
- a CDS encoding ABC transporter substrate-binding protein translates to MSQSPSPARARVLRVAALALTLGLALTACSSGSPEGTEPSTSASSGPVDGGDLVFAIGNDPISLNPSGTGSGNDTLYVTRQLVDSLLWQDPSDGSLEPWLATGWSSSDDATEHTFTLRDDVTFSDGTPFTAESVKATFDDIVAAGAKSSAAPSFVGYTGTTVVDEHTVTVAFGTPNAAFPQAVSTVALGIVAASTIAVPFDDRADGSAVVGTGPFVLDHYTKDTETVLEARDDYAWAPEARTDAGAPHVDSVTFQVAPEASVRTGSLTSGQVQVIGGVQPTDIATLEQSGFPLVHRANPGITFGLTFNGASPLGSDPVVREAIGLAIDPTEVRDTALTDGFAVATSVLASTTPGVADVSEHLDSDPAKAAEVLEDAGWEKGADGIYAKDGVRLAPTLVWITNFSPNQTSVELLQAELKAVGIDVTLWSGAVPDFQAKLKSGEFDLVWGNLSRADGDVLRTQYSTAATNYYRIDDPELEGLLQEQLATSDPAARDAVLAEAQERLASQHWVLPVHELTTYLGLSPDVHGVELGADSRLDQLTTAWLD, encoded by the coding sequence ATGTCGCAGTCCCCGTCCCCTGCCCGCGCACGCGTCCTGCGCGTCGCGGCCCTCGCCCTCACGCTGGGCCTCGCGCTGACCGCGTGCAGCTCCGGCTCCCCCGAGGGCACCGAGCCGTCCACGTCCGCGTCGAGCGGTCCCGTCGACGGCGGCGACCTCGTGTTCGCGATCGGCAACGACCCCATCTCGCTCAACCCGTCCGGCACCGGCTCGGGCAACGACACGCTCTACGTGACGCGCCAGCTCGTGGACTCCCTGCTGTGGCAGGACCCGTCCGACGGGTCCCTGGAGCCGTGGCTCGCGACCGGGTGGTCGTCGAGCGACGACGCGACCGAGCACACCTTCACCCTGCGCGACGACGTGACGTTCTCGGACGGCACGCCGTTCACGGCCGAGTCCGTCAAGGCGACGTTCGACGACATCGTCGCCGCGGGAGCCAAGAGCAGCGCGGCGCCGTCGTTCGTCGGGTACACGGGCACGACCGTCGTCGACGAGCACACCGTGACCGTCGCGTTCGGCACGCCCAACGCCGCGTTCCCGCAGGCCGTGAGCACGGTCGCGCTCGGCATCGTGGCGGCGTCGACCATCGCCGTGCCGTTCGACGACCGCGCGGACGGCTCGGCCGTCGTCGGCACCGGGCCGTTCGTGCTCGACCACTACACGAAGGACACCGAGACGGTCCTCGAGGCCCGGGACGACTACGCGTGGGCGCCTGAGGCGCGCACCGACGCCGGTGCCCCCCACGTCGACTCCGTGACGTTCCAGGTCGCACCCGAGGCCAGCGTCCGCACGGGCTCGCTCACGTCGGGACAGGTCCAGGTCATCGGCGGCGTCCAGCCGACCGACATCGCGACACTCGAGCAGTCGGGCTTCCCGCTCGTCCACCGCGCCAACCCCGGCATCACGTTCGGCCTCACGTTCAACGGTGCGTCCCCGCTGGGCAGCGACCCGGTGGTCCGGGAGGCGATCGGCCTCGCGATCGACCCGACCGAGGTCCGCGACACCGCGCTCACGGACGGGTTCGCCGTCGCCACGAGCGTGCTCGCGAGCACGACGCCGGGCGTCGCCGACGTGAGCGAGCACCTCGACTCCGACCCGGCGAAGGCCGCCGAGGTCCTCGAGGACGCCGGCTGGGAGAAGGGCGCCGACGGCATCTACGCGAAGGACGGCGTGCGCCTCGCGCCGACGCTCGTCTGGATCACGAACTTCTCGCCGAACCAGACGTCCGTCGAGCTGCTCCAGGCCGAGCTCAAGGCGGTCGGCATCGACGTCACGCTCTGGTCGGGGGCCGTGCCTGACTTCCAGGCCAAGCTCAAGTCCGGCGAGTTCGACCTCGTGTGGGGCAACCTGTCCCGCGCCGACGGCGACGTGCTGCGCACGCAGTACTCCACCGCGGCGACGAACTACTACCGGATCGACGACCCCGAGCTCGAGGGCCTGCTCCAGGAGCAGCTCGCGACGAGCGACCCGGCGGCGCGTGACGCGGTCCTCGCGGAGGCGCAGGAGCGGCTCGCGTCGCAGCACTGGGTCCTGCCCGTGCACGAGCTGACGACGTACCTCGGCCTGTCGCCCGACGTGCACGGCGTCGAGCTCGGCGCCGACTCGCGGCTCGACCAGCTCACGACCGCCTGGCTCGACTGA
- a CDS encoding TetR/AcrR family transcriptional regulator C-terminal domain-containing protein — MAQRLDRERIVRRALDLLDEVGLDGLTLRRLAGDLGVQVAALYWHVPSKAALLDEMATTMLRDLIVAAEPEIRDLVGEPWQDCVRVSADRFRAALLSRRDGARVFSGTYVTDERLRGWVELPLSILVGAGFSVEDATRAWSTLLAYVVGFAVEEQARPAGDDDSDARFTFGVDLVVGGLEARLAAAAV; from the coding sequence ATGGCGCAGCGGCTCGACCGCGAGCGGATCGTCCGTCGCGCGCTCGACCTCCTCGACGAGGTCGGCCTCGACGGCCTCACGCTGCGCCGGCTCGCCGGCGACCTCGGTGTCCAGGTGGCGGCGCTGTACTGGCACGTCCCGAGCAAGGCCGCGCTGCTCGACGAGATGGCCACCACGATGCTGCGGGACCTCATCGTCGCGGCCGAGCCCGAGATCCGGGACCTCGTCGGGGAGCCCTGGCAGGACTGCGTGCGCGTCTCGGCCGACCGGTTCCGTGCGGCGCTCCTGAGCCGCCGCGACGGCGCACGCGTGTTCAGCGGCACGTACGTGACCGACGAACGCCTGCGCGGGTGGGTCGAGCTCCCGCTCTCGATCCTCGTCGGGGCGGGGTTCTCCGTCGAGGACGCGACCCGTGCGTGGTCGACGCTGCTGGCGTACGTCGTCGGATTCGCCGTCGAGGAGCAGGCGCGTCCGGCGGGCGACGACGACTCTGACGCGCGCTTCACCTTCGGCGTGGACCTCGTCGTCGGCGGGCTCGAGGCGAGGCTCGCCGCCGCGGCGGTGTGA
- a CDS encoding IS110 family transposase, translated as MNAMPSLAELVDVVIGVDTHKHTHTAAVVAATTGGVLAEVTVATDPAGYDQLLRWAGGHGGARVWALEGAGGYGAGLARHLCAAGEQVIELDRPARAARRHGAKSDSLDAARAAREALGRQHLAQVKTDGPRAQLAALMAARRSAVEAATLAQRQLHALVVAAPEVLRAAFRGRSTATMTTTAARLRARPAWDGHTATTATVLRALARRVITLQAEARGHEQAMAVIVRAWRPDLLEAPGVGVIVAAQVLTSWSHPGRIRSEAAFAMLAGTAPIPASSGLRTRHRLNRTGDRQLNRALHVIALSRTRYHQPTRDYIERRRAQGKTDREIRRCLKRYIARDLFRQLEHGPQPA; from the coding sequence ATGAACGCGATGCCCAGTCTTGCCGAACTCGTCGACGTCGTCATCGGGGTCGACACTCACAAGCACACGCACACCGCCGCGGTCGTGGCCGCGACCACCGGTGGGGTGTTGGCCGAGGTCACGGTCGCGACCGACCCGGCCGGCTACGACCAGCTGCTGCGGTGGGCTGGCGGCCACGGTGGCGCGCGGGTGTGGGCGTTGGAAGGCGCCGGGGGCTATGGCGCTGGCCTGGCCCGCCACCTGTGCGCCGCTGGTGAGCAGGTCATCGAGCTCGACCGGCCGGCTCGTGCGGCGCGTCGCCATGGCGCGAAGTCCGACTCGTTGGACGCGGCCCGCGCGGCCCGGGAGGCGTTGGGGCGCCAGCACCTGGCACAGGTCAAGACCGACGGGCCGCGCGCCCAGCTGGCCGCGTTGATGGCCGCGCGTCGCTCCGCGGTCGAGGCCGCCACGCTCGCGCAACGTCAGCTGCACGCGCTGGTGGTCGCCGCCCCGGAGGTCCTGCGGGCGGCATTCCGCGGCCGGTCGACGGCAACGATGACCACGACCGCCGCACGGCTGCGCGCACGGCCCGCCTGGGACGGCCACACCGCGACGACCGCCACGGTGCTGCGCGCCCTGGCCCGACGCGTGATCACGCTGCAAGCCGAGGCCCGCGGGCACGAACAGGCCATGGCCGTGATCGTGCGGGCCTGGCGCCCGGACCTGCTCGAGGCGCCCGGCGTCGGGGTGATCGTCGCCGCCCAGGTCCTGACCAGCTGGTCCCACCCGGGCCGGATCCGATCCGAGGCCGCGTTCGCGATGCTCGCCGGCACCGCACCCATCCCCGCCTCCTCCGGGCTGCGCACCCGCCACCGCCTCAACCGGACCGGTGACCGCCAGCTCAACCGCGCCCTGCACGTCATCGCCCTGTCCCGCACCCGCTACCACCAGCCCACACGCGACTACATCGAACGCCGCCGCGCGCAGGGCAAGACCGACCGCGAGATCCGCCGCTGCCTCAAGCGCTACATCGCCCGCGACCTGTTTCGACAGCTCGAACACGGCCCACAACCGGCTTGA
- the proB gene encoding glutamate 5-kinase → MSAAPLHDRQQLPAAARVVVKVGSSSLTSPDGRLDPERLRALVDVLAERRNAGGQVVLVSSGAIAAAIGPLGLSARPRDLATQQAAASVGQGLLVAHYTKAFADHGLRVGQVLLTAEDTVRRGHYRNAHRSLTRLLDLGVVPIINENDAVATDEIRFGDNDRLAALVSHLVHADALVLLTDVDALYTGPPSRPGSRRLTHVSGPRDLDGVDVSSRGSAVGTGGMVTKLESVAIATHSGIPVVLTSAVQARAALSGEDVGTWFAATGRRSSIRLLWLAHAARTRGRLVLDEGAVRAVVERHTSLLPAGVTGVEGTFDAGDPVEIVGPDGTVVARGLVAYASDEVPDLLGRTTSDLRDDLGPGYDRELVHRDDLVLVKRRRVAAER, encoded by the coding sequence GTGAGCGCCGCACCCCTGCACGACCGTCAGCAGCTGCCCGCCGCCGCGCGGGTGGTCGTCAAGGTGGGGTCGTCGTCGCTCACGAGCCCGGACGGGCGCCTCGACCCCGAGCGGCTGCGTGCGCTCGTCGACGTGCTGGCCGAGCGGCGCAACGCCGGCGGGCAGGTCGTGCTCGTGTCGTCGGGGGCCATCGCGGCGGCCATCGGTCCGCTCGGGTTGTCGGCGCGGCCCCGGGATCTCGCGACGCAGCAGGCCGCCGCGTCGGTCGGGCAGGGTCTGCTCGTCGCGCACTACACGAAGGCGTTCGCGGACCACGGGCTGCGCGTCGGGCAGGTGCTGCTGACCGCCGAGGACACCGTGCGGCGCGGGCACTACCGCAACGCGCACCGGTCGCTGACCCGGCTCCTCGACCTCGGCGTGGTGCCGATCATCAACGAGAACGATGCGGTCGCGACGGACGAGATCCGGTTCGGCGACAACGACCGGCTCGCGGCGCTCGTGTCCCACCTGGTGCACGCGGACGCGCTCGTGCTGCTCACCGACGTCGACGCGCTGTACACGGGACCGCCGTCGCGGCCGGGGTCGCGGCGCCTCACGCACGTCTCCGGACCGCGGGACCTGGACGGCGTCGACGTGTCGTCGCGGGGGAGTGCGGTCGGCACCGGCGGCATGGTGACCAAGCTCGAGTCGGTCGCGATCGCGACGCACTCCGGCATCCCGGTGGTGCTGACGTCAGCGGTGCAGGCGCGGGCCGCCTTGTCCGGCGAGGACGTCGGGACGTGGTTCGCCGCGACCGGGCGACGGTCGTCGATCCGGCTGCTGTGGCTCGCGCACGCGGCGCGCACGCGCGGGCGGCTCGTGCTCGACGAGGGTGCGGTGCGGGCGGTCGTCGAGCGGCACACGTCGTTGCTGCCGGCCGGCGTCACCGGTGTCGAGGGCACGTTCGACGCGGGCGACCCCGTCGAGATCGTCGGGCCGGACGGGACCGTCGTCGCGCGTGGGCTCGTCGCGTACGCGTCGGACGAGGTGCCCGACCTGCTGGGTCGCACGACGTCGGACCTGCGGGACGACCTCGGTCCGGGCTACGACCGCGAGCTCGTGCACCGTGACGACCTGGTCCTCGTCAAGCGTCGGCGGGTGGCGGCCGAGCGCTGA
- the rplU gene encoding 50S ribosomal protein L21 has protein sequence MVYAIVKAGGRQEKVAVGDVVVVDRLAAQAGSTVELPALLLVDGEKVTTDAAALAKVKVTAEVVRDEKGPKIDILKYKNKTGYRKRQGHRQQLTRIKVTGIK, from the coding sequence GTGGTGTACGCGATCGTGAAGGCTGGCGGCCGCCAGGAGAAGGTCGCGGTGGGCGACGTCGTCGTCGTCGACCGCCTCGCCGCGCAGGCCGGCTCCACCGTCGAGCTGCCCGCGCTGCTCCTCGTGGACGGCGAGAAGGTCACCACGGACGCCGCGGCCCTGGCCAAGGTGAAGGTGACGGCGGAGGTCGTGCGGGACGAGAAGGGCCCGAAGATCGACATCCTCAAGTACAAGAACAAGACCGGCTACCGCAAGCGCCAGGGTCACCGCCAGCAGCTGACCCGCATCAAGGTCACCGGCATCAAGTGA
- the rpmA gene encoding 50S ribosomal protein L27 translates to MAHKKGASSSRNGRDSNAQRLGVKRFGGQVVKAGEIIVRQRGTHFHPGNNVGRGGDDTLFALAPGAVTFGTRRGRKVIDIVAVEA, encoded by the coding sequence ATGGCACACAAGAAGGGCGCGAGCTCCTCGCGCAACGGTCGCGACTCCAACGCGCAGCGCCTCGGCGTCAAGCGCTTCGGTGGCCAGGTCGTCAAGGCCGGCGAGATCATCGTCCGCCAGCGCGGCACCCACTTCCACCCCGGCAACAACGTGGGCCGTGGCGGCGACGACACGCTCTTCGCGCTGGCCCCGGGTGCCGTCACGTTCGGCACGCGTCGTGGCCGCAAGGTCATCGACATCGTGGCCGTCGAGGCCTGA